A window from Vulpes lagopus strain Blue_001 chromosome 23, ASM1834538v1, whole genome shotgun sequence encodes these proteins:
- the LOC121481458 gene encoding purine nucleoside phosphorylase isoform X2 has product METFTYEDYQNTAKWLLCRTKHRPQVAVICGSGLGNLADRLTEAQSFDYSEIPNFPRSTVPGHAGRLVFGFLNGKVCVMMQGRFHMYEGYSLSKVTFPVRVFFLMGVDTLVVTNAAGGLNREFEVGDIMLIRDHINLPGFSGWNPLQGPNDERFGVRFLAMSDAYDRDMRQKAHSTWKQMGEQRELKEGTYVMVTGPSYETVAECSLLQQLGADAVGMSTVPEVIVARHCGLRVFGFSLITNKVILDYETRERVNHEEVLEAGKQAARKLEQFVSLLMTSIPPPGKAG; this is encoded by the exons ATGGAAAC ATTTACGTATGAAGACTATCAGAACACCGCCAAGTGGCTTTTGTGCCGCACCAAGCACCGGCCTCAGGTGGCGGTCATCTGTGGGTCCGGGTTGGGAAATCTGGCGGACAGACTGACGGAGGCCCAGAGCTTTGACTACAGCGAGATACCAAACTTCCCCCGTAGTACAG TGCCGGGTCATGCTGGTCGGCTGGTGTTTGGGTTCCTGAATGGCAAAGTCTGCGTGATGATGCAGGGCAGGTTCCACATGTATGAAGGCTACTCGCTCTCAAAG GTGACGTTCCCCGTGAGAGTTTTCTTCCTCATGGGTGTGGACACTCTCGTGGTCACCAATGCAGCTGGAGGACTCAACCGTGAGTTTGAGGTTGGAGATATTATGCTGATCCGTGATCACATCAACCTACCAGGCTTCAGTGGTTGGAACCCCCTTCAAGGGCCCAATGATGAAAG GTTCGGAGTCCGTTTCCTTGCCATGTCTGATGCCTATGACCGGGACATGAGGCAGAAGGCTCACAGTACCTGGAAACAgatgggggagcagagagagctgAAGGAAGGCACCTATGTGATGGTGACAGGCCCCAGCTATGAGACCGTGGCCGAGTGTTCCCTGTTGCAGCAGCTGGGGGCAGATGCTGTTG GCATGAGCACGGTGCCAGAAGTCATAGTCGCGAGGCACTGTGGACTCCGGGTGTTTGGCTTCTCTCTCATCACTAACAAAGTCATCCTGGATTATGAAACCCGGGAGAGGGTGAATCATGAGGAAGTGCTAGAGGCGGGGAAACAAGCTGCACGAAAACTGGAACAGTTTGTCTCCCTTCTCATGACCAGTATCCCGCCTCCTGGCAAAGCCGGCTAA
- the LOC121481458 gene encoding purine nucleoside phosphorylase isoform X1, with protein MESGFTYEDYQNTAKWLLCRTKHRPQVAVICGSGLGNLADRLTEAQSFDYSEIPNFPRSTVPGHAGRLVFGFLNGKVCVMMQGRFHMYEGYSLSKVTFPVRVFFLMGVDTLVVTNAAGGLNREFEVGDIMLIRDHINLPGFSGWNPLQGPNDERFGVRFLAMSDAYDRDMRQKAHSTWKQMGEQRELKEGTYVMVTGPSYETVAECSLLQQLGADAVGMSTVPEVIVARHCGLRVFGFSLITNKVILDYETRERVNHEEVLEAGKQAARKLEQFVSLLMTSIPPPGKAG; from the exons ATGGAGAGCGG ATTTACGTATGAAGACTATCAGAACACCGCCAAGTGGCTTTTGTGCCGCACCAAGCACCGGCCTCAGGTGGCGGTCATCTGTGGGTCCGGGTTGGGAAATCTGGCGGACAGACTGACGGAGGCCCAGAGCTTTGACTACAGCGAGATACCAAACTTCCCCCGTAGTACAG TGCCGGGTCATGCTGGTCGGCTGGTGTTTGGGTTCCTGAATGGCAAAGTCTGCGTGATGATGCAGGGCAGGTTCCACATGTATGAAGGCTACTCGCTCTCAAAG GTGACGTTCCCCGTGAGAGTTTTCTTCCTCATGGGTGTGGACACTCTCGTGGTCACCAATGCAGCTGGAGGACTCAACCGTGAGTTTGAGGTTGGAGATATTATGCTGATCCGTGATCACATCAACCTACCAGGCTTCAGTGGTTGGAACCCCCTTCAAGGGCCCAATGATGAAAG GTTCGGAGTCCGTTTCCTTGCCATGTCTGATGCCTATGACCGGGACATGAGGCAGAAGGCTCACAGTACCTGGAAACAgatgggggagcagagagagctgAAGGAAGGCACCTATGTGATGGTGACAGGCCCCAGCTATGAGACCGTGGCCGAGTGTTCCCTGTTGCAGCAGCTGGGGGCAGATGCTGTTG GCATGAGCACGGTGCCAGAAGTCATAGTCGCGAGGCACTGTGGACTCCGGGTGTTTGGCTTCTCTCTCATCACTAACAAAGTCATCCTGGATTATGAAACCCGGGAGAGGGTGAATCATGAGGAAGTGCTAGAGGCGGGGAAACAAGCTGCACGAAAACTGGAACAGTTTGTCTCCCTTCTCATGACCAGTATCCCGCCTCCTGGCAAAGCCGGCTAA